CGCCGCGTGATATGGCCCTTGACCTGCGATCCCAGGCCGAGCACCAGCCTCCCGCCGCTCATACGCTGCAGGTCCCAGGCGGTGTATGCGGTCGCGGCCGGGCTCTTCGTGAACGCGAGCGCTATGCCGGTGCCGAGCTCCACCGTGGACGGCTCCTGCGCGGCGATCGCGAGCATCAGGTACGGGTCGTGCTGTACCTCAACCGCGACGACCGTGTCATAGCCGAGCGCGCCTGCTTCGCGCACCTGCGCGCCGAGCGCCGTCCAGTCCGGCTCGGGCTTGCCGCCCGCGCCCATCTCGGGCGTGTAGGCGACGCCGAGATTGAGCATCCGCTCGATTTTGATCTGCGCCATCGAGCGCTCGTTCAAGTCGCGATGCCTGGCGCCGGAAAGCGCCGGCACATCTCGGTGACCTCGCCGTTTATCCGCGCCAGTGCGGCTTCGTCGTCGGCGTGCGCGATCGCCTGGTCAATCCATCGCGCAATCTGGCGCATCTCGCTCTCGCCCATCCCGCGCGAGGTCACGGCCGGCGTTCCCAGGCGCAGACCGCTTGGGCTGAAGGGTTTGCGCGGATCGTAGGGGACGGTGTTGTAGTTGCAGACGATTCCCGCGCGGTCGAGCGCCTGCGCTCCTTTCTTGCCGATCACCTTCCTGTTGGTGAGGTCGATCAGGATGAGATGGTTGTCGGTGCCACCCGAGACCAGGTTGAAACCGCAGGCGAGCAGTTCGTCTGCCATTGCCTTGGCGTTGCGCACGATCTGATGGCCGTATTCCTTGAAAGCCGGGGTCGCCGCTTCCTTGAGCGCGACGCCGATCGCCGCAGTGGTGTGATTGTGCGGACCGCCCTGCAGGCCGGGGAAGACCGCCTTGTCGATTTTCTCCGCGAACTCGTTGCGGCAGAGGATCATCGCCCCGCGCGGGCCGCGCAGCGTCTTGTGCGTGGTCGTGGTGACGACGTCGGCGTAGGGCACGGCGTCGGGATGCGCGCCGGCGACGATCAGCCCCGCGATGTGCGAGATGTCGGCGAGCATGAAGGCACCGACCTCCCTGGCGATCTCGCCGAAAATCTTGAAGTCGAACTGTCGCGGATAGGCGGTCGCGCCGGTGATGATGATTTTCGGCCGTTCCCTCTTCGCCAGATCGCGCACCGCGTCGTAATCGATTCGCTGACTCTCGCGATCGACCTGGTAGTGCACCGAGCGCCAGAATATTCCGGTCGCGCTGACGGTCCATCCGTGGGTCAGATGGCCGCCATGCGGCAGCGCCAGGCCCATCAGCGTGTCGCCCGGCTTGAGCAGCGCGAGGAACACGGCCAGGTTTGCCGGCGATCCCGAGTAGGGCTGGACGTTGACGTGCTCGGCGCCGAAGAGCGCGCGGGCGCGTTCGGCCGCGATGGTTTCGATCCGGTCGATGTAACGCTGGCCCTCGTAGTAGCGCCGTCCCGGATAGCCCTCGGAATACTTGTTGGTGAGGATCGAGCCGGTCGCCTCGAGCACCGCTTTCGAGACGTAATTCTCCGAGGGGATGAGCCGCACGGAATCGATCTCATAGCGCTCTTCGGCGCGGATCAGATCGTAAATTTCCGGATCGGTCTGTTTAAGCGCATCCATTGTCCTGCCGCCGTCTGCGTTATTGTTGCCGATTTAATGCAAGCCCATTTCAATGCAGGTCTTTGTTCAATGCAGTCTTTGGTTCAGTGAAGGTCTTCCGGCGTCATCCGCTTGATCCACGCCTGGTAGTTCCCTTCGTAGCCGACGGCGCGCTGGCGCTCGCGCACCCGGCGCATCACTTCCTCCACCTGCTCTGGCGCCAGGCGCGGGCGCGAACTCATCGCTTCGGCTATCCGCTCGCCCTGTTGACCGGCGACCTTGCGTGCGCCCTCGGCAAGCGGCACGTCGTCGCCGTTGAGCCCCAGGTAGCTTTCGGCTACGTGGATGCCGATGAACGTGCCGCTTTCGAGCGAGTCTTTGATATTGCCCTTGCCGGTCAGCACGTTGCCCGCCGCATACACGGCCGTGGGACCGTCGTCGAGCAGGCCAATGTTGGCGTTGATATAGGCGTAAACCTCGCCTTTTACCGGGATGCCAGGGATCTGCTCCGGGATGCTCCCGATGGAACTGATGATGAGCGGTGAGCGGACCGGCGAGGCCGAATCTGGAACGGTCCGCACCTGTCCGTCGGCGACCTCGGTGCGGCTCATCTGCAGGCCAACCAATCGGTCGCTCTCGACGATAAGCCCGGTCGGCACGCGCAGCGGTTCGAACTCGAACAGGTACTTGCGCTGCGCTTTATCGAGAATCTTGGCACGCGCCGCGCGCATCGCTTCCGCCCGCTTGGGCGGCGCGTCGGCTGCGATGTCGGAGAGCGGCATGTCGAGGACGCGGCGGCGATAATAGAGCTTGCATGGCGCGACGCCGAGGTCGCCATAGTTGAGTTTGTGCGCGGCGAGCACCGGTTCGAGGCCCTCGCGTTCAAGCCGCAGCATGTCCTCCTCGATTCCGCGCGCGCGCATCGCCCTGAGCGCGGTTTCGATCTGCAGGACCTTGACCACATCGATCGAAGCGAGGCCGCCGCCGATCACCATCGTGCCGGCGGGAAGATCGTAGCGTGGCCCGTCGTATTCCTTCTCCGGATAATGGTTGAACCAGTAGATGAGCCGGTTCTGATAGACCAGGCCGCGATCGATATACCGGTCCGCGCCTTCGACCGCGAGGGGACGGTCGCGCCACGCACCATGCGCAAGCACGATGGCGCTTAGGCCCCATCGCTGGCGCAGGTCGTCGTACGTTAGGGCTGCGCCCATCCGGGTCAGCGGCACAAACTCGATGTGGGGATGGTCGAGGCGGCGGTTTATTTCCTCGTACTCGTCGCGGCGCTGCTTGACATGCCATCGCGGCAGCCCGTCCTCGATCTTGCCGTACGGACGGGGGTTCTGCTCGATGACGACAACCTGGGCGCCGCGCTTCGCCAAAATGTTTGCGATTTCAGCGCCTGCGGTCGCCGCACCAACCACGGCGACGACGTGCCGGGGCGTTCCTCTGGTCATGGATTCAGTCATGGGGCGTGAATCTTAGCGTTGAGCGGCAGTATGGAAAAGAGCTTCGCGACGGTCGCGGCGTATCCGCTACAATCTTGTAACATAAGGCTGCGGCGCGAATGAACCGGCCGCATTGTGGCAATCGAAGTGACGCTCGTGCGTTTCATCTTGCGTACGGCGAAGGCTCGTGGTTGTCTGTTGGGTTGACTGGATGACGCGGCGCTGGCGCGCATGACCTGAGGCTTGTCACAGCAGTGGCTACTACGCATAGTTCGGTGTTCACAAGGTGGGCCCTC
This genomic interval from Candidatus Binataceae bacterium contains the following:
- the glyA gene encoding serine hydroxymethyltransferase; this encodes MDALKQTDPEIYDLIRAEERYEIDSVRLIPSENYVSKAVLEATGSILTNKYSEGYPGRRYYEGQRYIDRIETIAAERARALFGAEHVNVQPYSGSPANLAVFLALLKPGDTLMGLALPHGGHLTHGWTVSATGIFWRSVHYQVDRESQRIDYDAVRDLAKRERPKIIITGATAYPRQFDFKIFGEIAREVGAFMLADISHIAGLIVAGAHPDAVPYADVVTTTTHKTLRGPRGAMILCRNEFAEKIDKAVFPGLQGGPHNHTTAAIGVALKEAATPAFKEYGHQIVRNAKAMADELLACGFNLVSGGTDNHLILIDLTNRKVIGKKGAQALDRAGIVCNYNTVPYDPRKPFSPSGLRLGTPAVTSRGMGESEMRQIARWIDQAIAHADDEAALARINGEVTEMCRRFPAPGIAT
- a CDS encoding NAD-binding protein, producing the protein MTESMTRGTPRHVVAVVGAATAGAEIANILAKRGAQVVVIEQNPRPYGKIEDGLPRWHVKQRRDEYEEINRRLDHPHIEFVPLTRMGAALTYDDLRQRWGLSAIVLAHGAWRDRPLAVEGADRYIDRGLVYQNRLIYWFNHYPEKEYDGPRYDLPAGTMVIGGGLASIDVVKVLQIETALRAMRARGIEEDMLRLEREGLEPVLAAHKLNYGDLGVAPCKLYYRRRVLDMPLSDIAADAPPKRAEAMRAARAKILDKAQRKYLFEFEPLRVPTGLIVESDRLVGLQMSRTEVADGQVRTVPDSASPVRSPLIISSIGSIPEQIPGIPVKGEVYAYINANIGLLDDGPTAVYAAGNVLTGKGNIKDSLESGTFIGIHVAESYLGLNGDDVPLAEGARKVAGQQGERIAEAMSSRPRLAPEQVEEVMRRVRERQRAVGYEGNYQAWIKRMTPEDLH